The following coding sequences lie in one Arachis ipaensis cultivar K30076 chromosome B03, Araip1.1, whole genome shotgun sequence genomic window:
- the LOC107628905 gene encoding BURP domain-containing protein BNM2A isoform X2: MAENFLIILLQLLVIMCSSHGRELGGGTKNNMNHHMMNNHHDIDPSLMVFLTMKDLKVGQRMPIYFPKRDPSTSPKLWPKQEADSLPFSLEKLPQLLQLFGFARDSAQAKAMEDTLRECESKPIKGEVKFCATSLDSMLDFAQSILGKDSGFRVLSTSHKTKSSVAFQNYTMLEDIKEMEAPKMVACHTMPYPYGVFYCHSQTTQNKVYSVPLEGDNGDKVEAIVVCHLDTSEWASSHPSFQVLDVKPGTSSVCHFFPADNLIFIPKVLQSHAGFTSM, from the exons ATGGCCGAAAATTTTCTCATAATCTTGCTTCAGTTACTAGTTATCATG TGTTCATCCCATGGAAGAGAATTGGGTGGTGGAACCAAAAACAATATGAATCATCATATGATGAATAATCATCATGACATAGACCCTTCTCTAATGGTGTTCTTGACAATGAAGGATTTGAAGGTAGGTCAAAGGATGCCAATTTATTTTCCAAAGAGAGACCCTTCAACTTCACCTAAGCTATGGCCAAAACAAGAAGCCGATTCACTTCCTTTCTCGTTGGAAAAACTCCCACAACTCCTCCAACTCTTTGGCTTCGCCCGCGATTCTGCGCAGGCGAAAGCCATGGAAGATACCCTGAGGGAATGTGAGAGCAAGCCCATCAAAGGGGAGGTCAAGTTCTGTGCAACTTCCTTAGATTCCATGCTTGATTTCGCTCAAAGCATTCTGGGAAAAGATTCCGGGTTTCGAGTACTTTCGACTTCTCACAAGACTAAGTCTAGTGTGGCTTTCCAGAATTATACAATGTTGGAAGACATTAAAGAGATGGAAGCTCCGAAGATGGTGGCTTGTCACACCATGCCTTACCCTTATGGTGTTTTCTATTGCCATAGCCAGACAACTCAGAACAAGGTTTATAGTGTGCCACTTGAAGGTGACAATGGTGATAAGGTGGAAGCTATCGTTGTTTGTCATTTGGATACTTCGGAATGGGCTTCTTCTCATCCTTCATTTCAAGTTCTTGATGTTAAGCCTGGAACCTCTTCGGTGTGCCACTTTTTCCCTGCCGATAATCTCATCTTCATTCCAAAAGTACTTCAATCCCATGCTGGATTTACCTCCATGTGA
- the LOC107628905 gene encoding BURP domain-containing protein BNM2A isoform X1, translated as MHSSTSRNMAENFLILLLHLLVIMCSSHGRELGGGTKNNMNHHMMNNHHDIDPSLMVFLTMKDLKVGQRMPIYFPKRDPSTSPKLWPKQEADSLPFSLEKLPQLLQLFGFARDSAQAKAMEDTLRECESKPIKGEVKFCATSLDSMLDFAQSILGKDSGFRVLSTSHKTKSSVAFQNYTMLEDIKEMEAPKMVACHTMPYPYGVFYCHSQTTQNKVYSVPLEGDNGDKVEAIVVCHLDTSEWASSHPSFQVLDVKPGTSSVCHFFPADNLIFIPKVLQSHAGFTSM; from the coding sequence TGTTCATCCCATGGAAGAGAATTGGGTGGTGGAACCAAAAACAATATGAATCATCATATGATGAATAATCATCATGACATAGACCCTTCTCTAATGGTGTTCTTGACAATGAAGGATTTGAAGGTAGGTCAAAGGATGCCAATTTATTTTCCAAAGAGAGACCCTTCAACTTCACCTAAGCTATGGCCAAAACAAGAAGCCGATTCACTTCCTTTCTCGTTGGAAAAACTCCCACAACTCCTCCAACTCTTTGGCTTCGCCCGCGATTCTGCGCAGGCGAAAGCCATGGAAGATACCCTGAGGGAATGTGAGAGCAAGCCCATCAAAGGGGAGGTCAAGTTCTGTGCAACTTCCTTAGATTCCATGCTTGATTTCGCTCAAAGCATTCTGGGAAAAGATTCCGGGTTTCGAGTACTTTCGACTTCTCACAAGACTAAGTCTAGTGTGGCTTTCCAGAATTATACAATGTTGGAAGACATTAAAGAGATGGAAGCTCCGAAGATGGTGGCTTGTCACACCATGCCTTACCCTTATGGTGTTTTCTATTGCCATAGCCAGACAACTCAGAACAAGGTTTATAGTGTGCCACTTGAAGGTGACAATGGTGATAAGGTGGAAGCTATCGTTGTTTGTCATTTGGATACTTCGGAATGGGCTTCTTCTCATCCTTCATTTCAAGTTCTTGATGTTAAGCCTGGAACCTCTTCGGTGTGCCACTTTTTCCCTGCCGATAATCTCATCTTCATTCCAAAAGTACTTCAATCCCATGCTGGATTTACCTCCATGTGA